A stretch of the Alnus glutinosa chromosome 6, dhAlnGlut1.1, whole genome shotgun sequence genome encodes the following:
- the LOC133871128 gene encoding LOB domain-containing protein 38-like, whose translation MSCNGCRVLRKGCGEECVLRSCLQWIDSPKAQGNAVLLLARFFGRSDLISFVSAVPESQRPAMLQSLLYEACGRTVNPVDGAVGLLSRGKWHVCQQAVETALAGGSLTPLVENTSAFGTDESAVKNLSCPSAPSMHENQPSDLLTLSLAPKFSNEIRSALRPGPWSDCQRVKRSKDVKMSSNSEESMMTSFGSSGNDRKLLNLFV comes from the exons ATGAGCTGCAACGGCTGTCGAGTGCTGCGAAAGGGGTGTGGCGAGGAGTGCGTTCTCAGATCGTGCCTGCAGTGGATCGACTCTCCGAAAGCCCAAGGCAACGCGGTCCTATTGCTCGCCAGGTTCTTTGGCCGGAGCGACCTCATTTCGTTCGTCTCCGCCGTCCCCGAATCCCAGAGGCCCG CTATGCTCCAGTCCTTGCTGTATGAAGCGTGTGGGCGTACGGTGAACCCGGTGGACGGTGCGGTGGGACTTCTATCACGTGGCAAGTGGCACGTGTGCCAGCAGGCGGTGGAGACGGCGCTCGCCGGTGGTTCTCTGACGCCTTTGGTGGAGAATACTAGCGCATTCGGTACCGACGAATCTGCGGTGAAAAATCTCTCCTGTCCATCCGCTCCGTCCATGCATGAAAATCAGCCGTCCGATCTTCTCACTCTCTCACTGGCGCCTAAGTTCTCCAACGAGATCCGTTCTGCCCTGAGACCCGGCCCATGGAGTGACTGTCAGAGAGTCAAACGGTCGAAGGATGTGAAGATGTCGTCGAATTCCGAGGAGTCCATGATGACGAGCTTTGGGAGTTCTGGCAACGATCGGAAgcttcttaatttgtttgtgtgA